From Luteococcus japonicus, one genomic window encodes:
- the betA gene encoding choline dehydrogenase: protein MKRYDYVIVGGGSAGSVMANRLSADKKTTVLVLEAGRADWRVDPLIHMPAALMFPSGNPLYDWAYESEPEPHMGGRRVKHARGKVLGGSSSINGMIFQRGNAGDYDKWATQPGMEHWDYAHCLPYFKRMETCTVGADDWRGGSGPLHLERGPATSPLFQAFFEATNQAGFPATDDVNGYRQEGFAPFDRNVKDTRRWSASRAYLTPVRNRKNLFVETLAHVTGLRMDGNKVTGVDYVKMPGKRPESVEAGEVILCGGAFNSPQVMQLSGIGDPAALAKAGVQTRVELPGVGQNLQDHLEVYIQHASTQPVSIAPWLAYWKAPVIGAQWLFAKTGVGASNHFEGGGFIRTDDKVAYPNLMFHFLPIAVRYDGTAAGGDHGYQVHVGPMNSDVVGDVTIKDADPFNHPSIRFNYLSTERDRQEWVQVIRAARHILAQPAFAPFDGGELSPGADVQTDQEIIDWVAKDAETALHPSCTAAMGTGEMSVTDPNSLKVHGVEGLRVVDASVFPSITNGNIYAPVMMVAEKAADLILGNTPLAPADVPVYRAGQGMPVFPEGDPRNSAWNAVQDIPTAVASIERAGQTEARA from the coding sequence ATGAAGCGTTACGACTACGTCATCGTCGGCGGTGGATCCGCCGGCTCCGTCATGGCCAACCGCCTGTCGGCAGACAAGAAGACCACCGTCCTGGTGCTGGAGGCCGGCCGCGCAGACTGGCGCGTCGACCCGCTGATCCACATGCCTGCCGCCCTGATGTTCCCCAGCGGCAACCCCCTCTACGACTGGGCCTACGAGTCCGAGCCCGAGCCCCACATGGGCGGCCGCCGCGTCAAGCACGCCCGCGGCAAGGTGCTGGGCGGTTCCAGCTCCATCAACGGCATGATCTTCCAGCGCGGCAATGCCGGCGACTACGACAAGTGGGCCACCCAGCCCGGCATGGAGCACTGGGACTACGCGCACTGCCTGCCCTACTTCAAGCGGATGGAGACCTGCACCGTCGGCGCCGACGACTGGCGCGGCGGCTCCGGCCCGCTGCACCTGGAGCGCGGCCCGGCCACCAGCCCGCTCTTCCAGGCCTTCTTCGAGGCCACCAATCAGGCCGGCTTCCCCGCCACCGACGACGTCAACGGCTACCGCCAGGAGGGCTTCGCGCCCTTCGACCGCAATGTGAAGGACACCCGTCGCTGGAGCGCGTCGCGGGCCTACCTGACCCCGGTTCGCAACCGCAAGAACCTCTTCGTCGAGACCCTGGCGCACGTCACCGGCCTGCGGATGGACGGCAACAAGGTGACCGGCGTCGACTACGTGAAGATGCCCGGCAAGCGCCCCGAGAGCGTCGAGGCCGGCGAGGTCATCCTGTGCGGCGGCGCCTTCAACAGCCCGCAGGTGATGCAGCTGTCCGGCATCGGTGACCCTGCCGCGCTGGCCAAGGCGGGCGTCCAGACCCGCGTCGAGCTGCCCGGCGTCGGGCAGAACCTGCAGGACCACCTGGAGGTCTACATCCAGCACGCCTCCACCCAGCCCGTGTCCATCGCGCCGTGGCTGGCCTACTGGAAGGCGCCCGTGATCGGCGCCCAGTGGCTCTTCGCGAAGACCGGTGTGGGCGCCTCCAACCACTTCGAGGGCGGCGGCTTCATCCGCACCGACGACAAGGTGGCCTACCCCAACCTGATGTTCCACTTCCTGCCGATCGCGGTCCGCTACGACGGCACCGCCGCCGGCGGCGACCACGGCTACCAGGTGCACGTCGGGCCGATGAACTCCGACGTGGTGGGCGACGTGACCATCAAGGACGCCGACCCCTTCAACCACCCGTCGATCCGCTTCAACTACCTGTCCACCGAGCGTGACCGCCAGGAATGGGTGCAGGTGATCCGCGCCGCGCGCCACATCCTGGCGCAGCCCGCCTTCGCCCCCTTCGACGGTGGCGAGCTCTCGCCCGGCGCCGACGTGCAGACCGACCAGGAGATCATCGACTGGGTGGCCAAGGATGCCGAGACCGCGCTGCACCCGTCGTGCACCGCGGCGATGGGCACCGGCGAGATGTCCGTCACCGATCCGAACAGCCTGAAGGTGCACGGCGTCGAGGGCCTGCGCGTGGTCGACGCCTCGGTCTTCCCGAGCATCACCAATGGCAACATCTATGCGCCGGTGATGATGGTGGCGGAGAAGGCGGCCGACCTGATCCTGGGCAACACCCCGCTGGCCCCGGCCGACGTGCCGGTCTACCGCGCCGGTCAGGGCATGCCCGTCTTCCCCGAGGGTGATCCCCGCAACAGTGCATGGAATGCGGTGCAGGACATCCCGACCGCCGTCGCATCGATCGAGCGGGCAGGTCAGACGGAAGCAAGGGCATGA
- a CDS encoding aldehyde dehydrogenase family protein codes for MPQMYIDGQWVDALSGEVREIACPADQTVVASVPEGAEADAELAIAAARKAFDEGTWPATPGPERGLLLHRLADLLEQEKEEVARLEALDTGKRMLEARLDMDDIISVFRHFATLAAAEQGRVVDPGMPGVSSRVVAEPVGVCSMITPWNYPLLQTSWKVAPALAAGNTFVLKPSELTPSTAIWLMGALERLGLPKGVANLVLGPGATVGATMTSHPDVDLVSFTGGLQTGRGIMAAAAPTVKRVALELGGKNPNVVFADADLDAAIDNALTAIFLDSGQVCSAGARLVVEESIHDQVVDELVRRAGEIRLGGPFDEDAETGPLISGPHREKVEAYVEAAVAEGAKLLVGGKRPEDPELDKGFYYLPTILDGCTSDMRCVQDESFGPVLTVETFSGATREQAEDAAVAIANDTIYGLAGAVWTENAGRAERVAKRLRHGTIWINDYHPYVAGAEWGGMKQSGIGRELGLAGLHEYQETKHIWHNTAPARAGWFADSRA; via the coding sequence ATGCCGCAGATGTACATCGACGGACAGTGGGTCGACGCGCTTTCGGGCGAGGTGCGGGAGATCGCCTGCCCCGCCGACCAGACCGTCGTCGCGAGCGTCCCCGAGGGCGCCGAGGCCGACGCCGAACTCGCCATTGCCGCGGCTCGCAAGGCCTTCGACGAGGGAACCTGGCCCGCCACCCCCGGCCCCGAGCGTGGTCTCCTGCTGCACCGCCTCGCCGACCTGCTTGAGCAGGAGAAGGAGGAGGTGGCCCGCCTGGAGGCCCTCGACACCGGCAAGCGCATGCTCGAGGCCCGCCTCGACATGGACGACATCATCAGCGTCTTCCGGCACTTCGCCACCCTCGCCGCCGCAGAACAGGGCCGCGTCGTGGACCCCGGAATGCCCGGCGTCTCCTCGCGCGTCGTCGCCGAGCCGGTGGGCGTGTGCAGCATGATCACCCCCTGGAACTACCCGCTGCTGCAGACCTCCTGGAAGGTCGCCCCCGCCCTTGCGGCCGGGAACACCTTCGTCCTCAAGCCCAGCGAGCTCACCCCGTCCACCGCCATCTGGCTGATGGGTGCGCTGGAGCGCCTGGGCCTGCCCAAGGGCGTGGCCAACCTGGTGCTCGGGCCCGGCGCCACCGTCGGTGCCACCATGACCAGCCACCCCGACGTCGACCTGGTCAGCTTCACCGGTGGCCTGCAGACCGGCCGGGGCATCATGGCCGCCGCCGCCCCCACCGTGAAGCGCGTCGCCCTGGAGCTGGGTGGCAAGAATCCGAACGTGGTCTTCGCCGACGCGGACCTGGACGCCGCCATCGACAATGCGCTGACCGCGATCTTCCTGGACTCCGGCCAGGTCTGCTCCGCCGGCGCCCGGCTGGTGGTGGAGGAGTCCATCCATGACCAGGTGGTCGACGAGCTGGTGCGCCGCGCCGGCGAGATCCGGCTGGGTGGCCCCTTCGACGAGGATGCGGAGACCGGCCCCCTGATCAGCGGGCCGCACCGCGAGAAGGTGGAGGCCTACGTCGAGGCCGCCGTCGCCGAGGGCGCCAAGCTCCTGGTGGGTGGCAAGCGCCCCGAGGATCCCGAGCTGGACAAGGGCTTCTACTACCTGCCGACCATCCTCGACGGCTGCACCAGTGACATGCGCTGCGTGCAGGACGAGTCCTTCGGGCCCGTGCTCACCGTCGAGACCTTCTCCGGCGCCACCCGCGAACAGGCCGAGGACGCCGCCGTCGCCATCGCCAATGACACCATCTACGGCCTGGCCGGCGCCGTGTGGACCGAGAATGCGGGCCGCGCCGAGCGGGTGGCCAAGCGGCTGCGCCACGGCACCATCTGGATCAACGACTACCACCCCTATGTCGCGGGCGCCGAGTGGGGCGGCATGAAGCAGTCCGGCATCGGCCGCGAACTGGGCCTGGCCGGCCTGCACGAGTACCAGGAGACCAAGCACATCTGGCACAACACCGCGCCCGCCCGCGCCGGCTGGTTCGCCGACAGCCGCGCCTGA
- a CDS encoding TetR/AcrR family transcriptional regulator — protein sequence MATRTPVHDRLLDAADELFFQVGAVATPVDAILGKAGASPASLYAHFGNKDGLLAAALERRLTEWTEVWDAAIERSATPQERLLAIFAALRTYQAERMTERWCSFSGTAATLPTPTKAIADILRRETTLLQERCLCFATEVTAEHAEELARGIVISYTGALAMMLRVPWQQAIDDGEATARLLVGALTQN from the coding sequence ATGGCCACCAGGACACCCGTGCACGACCGCCTGCTCGACGCAGCGGACGAGCTCTTCTTCCAGGTGGGAGCCGTCGCAACCCCCGTCGATGCGATCCTCGGAAAGGCCGGCGCCTCGCCGGCCAGCCTCTACGCCCACTTCGGCAACAAGGACGGGCTGCTCGCCGCCGCCCTGGAACGACGGCTCACCGAATGGACCGAGGTCTGGGACGCCGCGATCGAACGTTCCGCCACCCCTCAGGAGCGGCTGCTGGCCATCTTCGCCGCGCTGCGCACCTACCAGGCCGAGCGAATGACCGAACGCTGGTGCTCCTTCAGCGGCACAGCGGCAACCCTGCCCACCCCGACGAAGGCCATCGCCGACATCCTGCGCCGGGAGACCACCCTGCTCCAGGAACGTTGTCTGTGCTTCGCCACCGAGGTCACCGCAGAACACGCCGAGGAGCTGGCCCGCGGCATCGTGATCAGCTACACCGGGGCGCTGGCCATGATGCTGCGCGTGCCGTGGCAGCAGGCGATCGACGACGGCGAGGCCACCGCCCGGCTGCTCGTCGGGGCCCTCACCCAAAACTGA
- a CDS encoding lipid II:glycine glycyltransferase FemX — protein sequence MTITVRQITAAEHLAFVEAKAADQDFPTTVSFLQLPAWAKVKPEWGHESLGFFDGSELVGAGLVLYREMPKVKRSLAYLPEGPVIDWLRPDLDGFLTALAQHAKAKGAFGVRIGPTVVERTWGPDTIKTAIADEHLTTLSQAAPDATHRDVVRVSDTLHRLGWKAPKDGEGFAAGQPKFNFQLPLAHEDGTPKSADEVLKGMNQLWRRNIKKADKAGVEIVRGTRDDLAAFHEVYLVTAERDGFHPRPLGYFQTMWDALNGEREDRMRVYLARHEDDVVAATTWIQVGRHAWYSYGASSNEKREVRGSNRIQWQMIQDSLAVGTSVYDLRGITEGIAADDPEIGLIQFKVGTGGQAVAYPGEWDLPINKPLYLAFDAYMNRQKIKGAVASKASSVKALVKGLDKLGRRSGR from the coding sequence GTGACCATCACCGTGCGCCAGATCACCGCCGCCGAGCACCTCGCCTTCGTCGAGGCCAAGGCCGCGGACCAGGACTTCCCCACCACCGTGAGCTTCCTGCAGCTGCCCGCCTGGGCGAAGGTGAAGCCGGAGTGGGGCCACGAGTCGCTGGGTTTCTTCGACGGCAGTGAGCTGGTGGGCGCCGGCCTGGTGCTCTACCGCGAGATGCCCAAGGTCAAGCGATCCCTCGCCTACCTGCCCGAGGGCCCGGTGATCGACTGGCTGCGTCCCGACCTCGACGGGTTCCTGACCGCACTGGCCCAGCACGCCAAGGCCAAGGGCGCCTTCGGCGTGCGGATCGGCCCGACGGTCGTCGAGCGCACCTGGGGCCCGGACACCATCAAGACCGCCATCGCCGACGAACACCTCACCACCCTCAGCCAGGCAGCCCCGGATGCCACCCACCGCGACGTGGTGAGGGTCTCGGACACCCTGCACCGGCTCGGCTGGAAGGCCCCCAAGGACGGCGAGGGCTTCGCCGCCGGACAGCCCAAGTTCAACTTCCAGCTGCCGCTGGCCCACGAGGACGGCACACCGAAGAGCGCCGACGAGGTGCTCAAGGGCATGAACCAGCTGTGGCGCCGCAACATCAAGAAGGCCGACAAGGCGGGCGTCGAGATTGTGCGCGGAACCCGTGACGACCTGGCCGCCTTCCACGAGGTCTACCTGGTCACCGCCGAACGTGACGGCTTCCACCCCCGCCCGCTGGGCTACTTCCAAACCATGTGGGACGCCCTCAACGGAGAGAGGGAAGACCGGATGCGCGTCTACCTGGCCCGCCACGAGGACGACGTGGTGGCCGCCACCACCTGGATCCAGGTGGGCAGGCACGCCTGGTACTCCTACGGCGCCAGCTCCAACGAGAAGCGCGAGGTGCGCGGCAGCAACCGCATCCAGTGGCAGATGATCCAGGACTCCCTGGCTGTGGGCACGAGCGTCTACGACCTGCGAGGCATCACCGAGGGCATCGCCGCCGACGACCCGGAGATCGGCCTGATCCAGTTCAAGGTGGGCACCGGCGGCCAGGCCGTCGCCTACCCCGGCGAGTGGGACCTGCCGATCAACAAGCCGCTCTACCTGGCCTTCGACGCATACATGAACCGACAGAAGATCAAGGGGGCCGTGGCCAGCAAGGCATCCTCCGTGAAGGCGCTGGTCAAGGGCCTCGACAAGCTCGGCCGTCGGAGCGGGCGATGA
- a CDS encoding alanine racemase — protein MSVALTIETEAWRKHLRSIADATPGLVPVAKGNGYGYGLERLAQEAILLGADVIAVGTQPEVAKVRAGGWSGSIVVLTPWSPHDGDEVLREEQVISTISRLDDLDAARAVNPQARIVLEVMTSMRRHGLAIEDLPRVADRLGEMHVEGWTVHLPMVADDRLGEARALAAAALAAHRAPLWLSHLLAAEYDTLREEVSVPTRLRVGTKLWLGAPKTRRTTARVLDMHKVRRGERIGYWQRRMPTDGWVVVVSGGTANGIALEAPTSAAKLRQRAITLVSSSMEALGFALSPYTVSGKKRFFVEPPHMQSSLVFLPGAGSVAVGDEVPVELRLTTATVDEIRG, from the coding sequence ATGAGCGTCGCGCTGACCATCGAGACCGAGGCCTGGCGCAAGCACCTGCGCAGCATCGCCGACGCCACCCCCGGCCTGGTACCCGTCGCCAAGGGGAATGGCTACGGCTACGGCCTGGAACGCCTGGCGCAGGAGGCGATCCTGCTCGGTGCCGACGTGATCGCCGTCGGCACCCAGCCGGAGGTCGCGAAGGTCCGCGCCGGTGGCTGGTCCGGCAGCATCGTCGTACTCACCCCGTGGAGCCCTCACGACGGCGACGAGGTGCTGCGCGAGGAGCAGGTGATCAGCACCATCTCCCGGCTGGACGACCTGGATGCCGCGCGTGCCGTGAACCCGCAGGCCCGGATCGTGCTGGAGGTGATGACCTCCATGCGTCGCCACGGGCTGGCCATCGAGGACCTTCCGCGCGTCGCCGACCGTCTCGGCGAGATGCACGTCGAGGGGTGGACCGTCCACCTGCCGATGGTGGCCGATGACCGGCTCGGAGAGGCGCGGGCCCTGGCGGCCGCCGCCCTGGCCGCGCACCGCGCGCCGCTGTGGCTGTCCCACCTGCTGGCCGCCGAGTACGACACCCTGCGCGAGGAGGTCAGCGTCCCCACCCGCCTGCGGGTCGGCACCAAGCTGTGGCTCGGCGCCCCGAAGACCCGTCGCACCACCGCCCGCGTGCTGGACATGCACAAGGTGCGGCGTGGCGAACGGATCGGCTACTGGCAGCGCCGGATGCCCACCGACGGCTGGGTGGTGGTGGTCAGCGGCGGCACCGCCAACGGCATCGCCCTGGAGGCCCCGACCTCGGCCGCGAAGCTTCGCCAGCGCGCCATCACCCTGGTCTCAAGCTCCATGGAGGCCCTGGGCTTTGCGCTCAGCCCCTACACCGTGTCCGGCAAGAAGCGCTTCTTCGTCGAGCCCCCGCACATGCAGTCCTCGCTGGTCTTCCTGCCCGGCGCCGGCTCGGTGGCAGTGGGCGACGAGGTTCCCGTCGAGCTGCGCCTGACGACGGCGACGGTGGACGAGATCCGCGGCTGA